From a region of the Streptomyces venezuelae genome:
- a CDS encoding DUF5954 family protein: MDRGDMRPRGSRPMVVRVPVEPVEAAVEADALDAVARAGDVVVRGPLFGVAAQCAADGPRWRVVLEVTAGCPQQARDGLNSRLWFHAKDEAQDRAERRELLAAVARLENERVDELAVSGTRYRVVRAEEYAASGPGGIETPRPTDPEPLVRDWDRAVREPGIDDGLVVDPDAPVTPTQAFEQLALRGLCYTGARFPEEVRADSRRALDTHPDVLLMPSTFSVVERTTDGWRPVSGPHATPHAARKSLDFALTWMWPRMRGHIPEDADPRTDARTWKAAAGTESADVRAAQLAAYAGAADTLRAGRVDRLEFQGAVYQIVRTRRLLRWGPDGPEGPRPSDVNSQDPARIHLAMDEDGRVLPDA; this comes from the coding sequence ATGGACCGTGGGGACATGAGGCCGCGCGGGTCGCGGCCGATGGTGGTGCGGGTGCCGGTCGAACCGGTGGAAGCCGCAGTGGAAGCCGACGCGCTCGACGCCGTGGCGCGGGCGGGTGACGTGGTGGTGCGCGGACCGCTGTTCGGGGTGGCGGCGCAGTGCGCCGCGGACGGGCCCCGGTGGCGGGTGGTGCTCGAAGTGACGGCCGGCTGCCCGCAGCAGGCGCGCGACGGGCTGAACTCACGGCTGTGGTTCCACGCGAAGGACGAGGCCCAGGACCGGGCGGAGCGGCGCGAGCTGCTGGCGGCGGTCGCCCGGCTGGAGAACGAGCGCGTCGACGAACTCGCCGTGTCCGGGACCCGGTACCGGGTGGTGCGTGCCGAGGAGTACGCGGCCTCGGGCCCGGGCGGGATCGAGACGCCGCGCCCGACGGATCCGGAGCCCCTCGTCCGCGACTGGGACCGGGCCGTCCGGGAGCCCGGGATCGATGACGGTCTGGTCGTGGACCCGGACGCACCGGTCACCCCGACGCAGGCGTTCGAGCAGCTGGCTCTGCGCGGCCTGTGCTACACGGGCGCGCGGTTTCCCGAGGAGGTGCGCGCCGACTCCCGGCGGGCCCTGGACACCCACCCGGACGTCCTGCTGATGCCGTCGACGTTCAGCGTCGTGGAGCGGACCACGGACGGCTGGCGGCCGGTCAGCGGCCCGCACGCGACTCCGCACGCCGCGCGCAAGTCGCTGGACTTCGCACTGACATGGATGTGGCCCCGGATGCGCGGTCACATCCCCGAGGACGCCGACCCGCGCACGGACGCCCGTACGTGGAAGGCCGCGGCGGGCACCGAGTCCGCGGACGTGCGGGCCGCGCAGCTGGCGGCGTACGCCGGGGCCGCCGACACGCTCCGGGCCGGACGCGTCGACCGGCTGGAGTTCCAGGGCGCCGTGTACCAGATCGTCCGGACCCGCCGCCTGCTGCGCTGGGGGCCCGACGGGCCCGAGGGCCCGCGGCCGTCGGACGTCAACAGCCAGGATCCCGCGCGGATCCACCTCGCGATGGACGAGGACGGCCGCGTCCTCCCCGACGCCTGA
- a CDS encoding acetate--CoA ligase family protein encodes MGRDLTALFDPRSVAVVGASDDPAKYGHAVASQALRAPGRRPVHLVNRRGGTVLGRTAATSLTAVGEPVDLVVVSVPGAGFEAAVDEALACGAKAIVAITAGFAEAGPAGLARQRAVAARVRAAGAVLVGPNCLGIADNTTELYLASDRFAPGGVALLSQSGNLALELQLRGEPHGLGFSRFVSLGNQADVTLVDLVEDCARHEATSAIAVYAEDFGDGRAFAAAAAAAGKPVVLLTAGRGTASARSAQSHTGALTTSADVVAAACRDAGIELVRTPREMTVVLAGLAGLGPGPRPRGRRTAVFTDGGGHGAVAADAAEDAGLDVPELGGPTQDTLRTVLWEQSSVGNPVDLAGMGEQRPLSYADTVGALLSADEVDAVLMTGYFGGYTASDGGLGGGQNGGSVLAEGEARAAKEIVAHLTVTPKPLVVQSMYPQSPSCRVLAGAGVPVFAATEDAARALAAMTGGTARGREAADSGPGVPPLPSAAAPLADPGYHGVRALLDAAGVPFPAAREITDEAGLLAAAAEFDGPYVLKALHVLHKSDAGGVALRLADRDALLAAYREMHARLGAPAYSVEAMAGLDDGIELIVGVNQDPRFGPVALVGLGGVLTETLRDVAFALAPVPAARAEALLRGLRSAALLDGVRGRPAVDVAAAAAVVERITTVAAAHPEIAELEVNPLLVRPDGALALDARAVLR; translated from the coding sequence ATGGGACGCGATCTGACCGCCCTCTTCGACCCCCGTTCGGTCGCCGTCGTCGGCGCCAGCGACGACCCCGCGAAGTACGGCCACGCGGTGGCCTCCCAGGCCCTGCGCGCCCCCGGCCGGCGGCCCGTACACCTGGTCAACCGGCGCGGCGGCACGGTACTCGGCCGCACCGCGGCCACCTCCCTGACCGCCGTGGGCGAACCCGTCGACCTGGTGGTGGTCTCCGTACCGGGCGCCGGCTTCGAGGCCGCCGTCGACGAGGCCCTGGCCTGCGGGGCGAAAGCGATCGTCGCCATCACGGCGGGCTTCGCCGAAGCCGGCCCCGCGGGCCTGGCCCGGCAGCGGGCGGTCGCCGCCCGGGTGCGGGCCGCCGGAGCCGTCCTCGTCGGTCCCAACTGCCTGGGCATCGCCGACAACACCACCGAGCTGTACCTCGCCTCGGACCGCTTCGCCCCCGGTGGGGTCGCCCTGCTCAGCCAGAGCGGCAACCTCGCCCTCGAACTCCAGCTCCGCGGCGAGCCGCACGGCCTCGGCTTCTCCCGTTTCGTCTCCCTCGGCAACCAGGCCGACGTCACCCTCGTCGACCTCGTCGAGGACTGCGCCCGCCACGAGGCCACCTCGGCCATCGCCGTGTACGCCGAGGACTTCGGTGACGGCCGGGCCTTCGCGGCCGCGGCCGCCGCCGCGGGCAAGCCCGTGGTGCTGCTCACGGCCGGCCGGGGCACCGCCTCCGCCCGCAGCGCCCAGTCGCACACCGGGGCCCTCACCACCTCGGCCGACGTGGTGGCCGCCGCCTGCCGCGACGCGGGGATCGAACTCGTCCGCACACCGCGGGAGATGACCGTGGTCCTCGCGGGACTGGCCGGACTGGGCCCGGGGCCGCGCCCGCGCGGCCGGCGTACCGCGGTCTTCACCGACGGCGGCGGCCACGGCGCGGTCGCCGCCGACGCCGCCGAGGACGCCGGGCTCGACGTACCGGAGCTCGGCGGGCCGACGCAGGACACGCTGCGGACCGTGCTGTGGGAGCAGTCCTCCGTCGGCAACCCCGTCGACCTGGCGGGGATGGGTGAACAGCGGCCCCTCTCCTACGCGGACACGGTCGGGGCGCTGCTCTCCGCCGACGAGGTCGACGCCGTCCTGATGACCGGGTACTTCGGCGGGTACACCGCCTCCGACGGCGGTCTGGGCGGCGGCCAGAACGGTGGCTCCGTCCTCGCGGAGGGCGAGGCCAGGGCCGCCAAGGAGATCGTCGCCCACCTCACGGTCACGCCGAAGCCGCTGGTCGTGCAGTCGATGTACCCGCAGTCGCCGAGCTGCCGGGTGCTGGCCGGGGCCGGAGTGCCGGTGTTCGCCGCCACCGAGGACGCCGCCCGTGCGCTCGCGGCGATGACCGGAGGGACGGCGCGCGGCCGGGAGGCGGCGGACAGCGGGCCCGGCGTGCCCCCGCTGCCGAGCGCCGCCGCACCGCTGGCGGACCCGGGCTACCACGGCGTACGGGCGCTGCTCGACGCGGCCGGCGTCCCGTTCCCGGCGGCGCGCGAGATCACGGACGAGGCCGGACTGCTGGCCGCGGCCGCCGAGTTCGACGGCCCGTACGTGCTCAAGGCCCTGCACGTCCTGCACAAGTCCGACGCCGGCGGCGTGGCCCTGCGTCTGGCCGACCGGGACGCGCTGCTCGCCGCGTACCGGGAGATGCACGCCCGGCTCGGCGCGCCCGCCTACTCGGTCGAGGCGATGGCCGGCCTCGACGACGGCATCGAACTGATCGTGGGCGTGAACCAGGACCCGCGGTTCGGGCCGGTCGCCCTGGTCGGGCTCGGCGGCGTCCTCACCGAGACCCTCCGCGACGTCGCCTTCGCCCTGGCACCCGTACCGGCGGCGCGGGCCGAGGCCCTGCTGCGCGGTCTGCGCAGCGCGGCGCTGCTGGACGGCGTACGCGGCCGGCCGGCCGTCGACGTGGCCGCGGCGGCGGCCGTCGTCGAACGGATCACCACCGTCGCCGCGGCCCACCCCGAGATCGCCGAGCTGGAGGTCAACCCCCTGCTGGTGCGCCCGGACGGCGCCCTCGCCCTGGACGCGCGGGCCGTCCTGCGCTGA
- a CDS encoding TetR/AcrR family transcriptional regulator: MTKAERALETRERILRAACEVIADIGFENVSMRKVAEHAGVSKALLHYHFDTREKLFAEAMTHSFAQTGTDTEGVPDAVPSSVVLARILRSMLPSDAELRQDWKLWQELWVRAQRDTAARHLAVDLYDQLHAWVGGAVERGIRSGEFADCDVAALGTLVLALCDGLGIRLMLDDPRVDLAAARSTVWRAIAPTLGVAPEFPDV, encoded by the coding sequence GTGACCAAGGCCGAGCGCGCACTCGAGACGCGTGAGCGAATCCTCCGGGCCGCGTGCGAGGTCATCGCCGACATCGGCTTCGAGAACGTCAGCATGCGCAAGGTGGCCGAGCACGCCGGTGTGTCGAAGGCCCTGCTGCACTACCACTTCGACACGCGGGAGAAGCTCTTCGCCGAGGCGATGACGCACTCCTTCGCCCAGACCGGAACGGACACCGAGGGCGTCCCCGACGCGGTGCCCTCCTCGGTCGTCCTGGCCCGCATCCTGCGGAGCATGCTGCCGAGCGATGCGGAACTGCGCCAGGACTGGAAGCTCTGGCAGGAGCTGTGGGTGCGGGCCCAGCGCGACACGGCGGCCCGGCACCTGGCCGTCGACCTGTACGACCAGCTGCACGCGTGGGTCGGCGGGGCGGTGGAACGGGGCATCAGGTCGGGGGAGTTCGCCGACTGTGACGTCGCCGCGCTCGGCACCCTGGTGCTGGCCCTGTGCGACGGCCTCGGTATCCGGCTGATGCTCGACGATCCCCGGGTGGATCTCGCGGCGGCCCGGTCGACGGTCTGGCGGGCCATCGCGCCCACGCTGGGCGTCGCCCCGGAGTTCCCGGACGTGTGA
- a CDS encoding ferredoxin — translation MKLLLDSTRCQGYGLCQEPAPELVELDEWGYANVIAVLVPAGTEDAARACVDSCPNSALRVEG, via the coding sequence ATGAAACTCCTGCTGGACTCCACCCGCTGCCAGGGCTACGGACTGTGCCAGGAACCCGCACCCGAGCTGGTCGAACTGGACGAATGGGGCTACGCGAACGTCATCGCCGTCCTCGTCCCGGCCGGCACCGAGGACGCCGCCCGCGCCTGCGTCGACAGCTGCCCCAACTCCGCACTCCGCGTGGAGGGATGA
- a CDS encoding VOC family protein, whose protein sequence is MNWTLEVVPVPVTDMDRAKSFYADQVGFGVDLDDEVSAGVRIIQLTPPGSRCSVALLQGMPEVPGGRSMAPGTLHGLQLCVTDIEAAREELVARGVDVSPVRNLGASGWEEGKGGVWNSFMTFDDPDGNSWVVQEAPSDLSER, encoded by the coding sequence ATGAACTGGACGCTCGAAGTCGTCCCCGTCCCTGTCACCGACATGGATCGTGCGAAGAGTTTCTACGCCGACCAGGTCGGCTTCGGCGTCGACCTCGACGACGAGGTCTCCGCCGGGGTGCGCATCATCCAGTTGACCCCGCCCGGTTCCCGGTGTTCCGTCGCCCTGCTCCAGGGGATGCCCGAGGTACCCGGCGGCCGGAGCATGGCGCCCGGCACCCTGCACGGCCTCCAGCTGTGCGTCACGGACATCGAAGCGGCCCGCGAGGAGCTGGTGGCCCGGGGCGTGGACGTGTCGCCCGTACGGAACCTCGGGGCGTCGGGCTGGGAGGAGGGCAAGGGCGGCGTCTGGAACTCCTTCATGACCTTCGACGACCCCGACGGGAACAGCTGGGTGGTCCAGGAGGCCCCCTCGGACCTGTCGGAGCGCTGA
- a CDS encoding LCP family protein: MRRTAVALTLLTALACGSFAGSQAVSAASASAGGGGGGGGRGTNILVVGIDSRAGLSAAEKRRLHVGGKGCNCTDVMMLVHLSQDRRRASVVSIPRDSYVEYAGATASAPARSGKINGAFALGGGPLTVATVEKATGLRIDHYLQTDFTGFERTVNDLGGATVCTDRPLKDENSGLDIGAGRHLVDGNRALRYVRARHVNLRPGDLGRVRRQQRVVGDLLATLTARGALSDPVSTARTVRTLLKSVRTDPGTGLDDLVRIGWALGHLRADRTEFATVPIRLFDHRVPGVGSTLVWDEARSAALWEALGADRPITGDTRIQPVAENPAPADPARIAVRVDDAEVAAALRGNGFVVTDTSATAPPVHPSGPPVIRYGTGREDDGASVAAALPGSRLRSDPELDAIVEVTVGTRPVQVRSVTFDRNVADGAPVTADRLRCAEAPAAAAGQPGSAVEPSGRR; encoded by the coding sequence GTGCGTCGTACCGCTGTCGCCCTGACCCTGCTGACCGCCCTCGCCTGCGGATCCTTCGCGGGTTCCCAGGCCGTTTCGGCCGCGAGCGCGTCGGCTGGCGGTGGTGGCGGTGGCGGCGGCCGGGGCACCAACATCCTGGTCGTCGGCATCGACAGCCGCGCCGGGCTCTCCGCCGCCGAGAAGCGCCGCCTGCACGTGGGCGGCAAGGGCTGCAACTGCACCGATGTGATGATGCTCGTCCACCTGTCCCAGGACCGGCGGCGCGCGAGCGTCGTGTCCATCCCGCGCGACTCCTACGTCGAGTACGCGGGCGCCACGGCCTCCGCTCCGGCCCGCAGCGGGAAGATCAACGGCGCGTTCGCGCTCGGTGGCGGCCCGCTCACCGTGGCGACCGTCGAGAAGGCCACCGGTCTGCGCATCGACCACTACCTGCAGACCGACTTCACGGGCTTCGAGCGGACGGTGAACGACCTCGGCGGCGCCACGGTGTGCACGGACCGGCCGCTGAAGGACGAGAACTCCGGACTGGACATCGGCGCAGGCCGCCACCTCGTCGACGGGAACCGGGCGCTGCGCTACGTCCGGGCGCGGCACGTCAACCTCCGGCCCGGCGACCTCGGCAGGGTCCGCCGCCAGCAGCGCGTGGTCGGCGACCTGCTGGCCACGCTCACCGCGCGGGGCGCCCTGTCCGACCCGGTCAGCACGGCGCGGACCGTGCGCACCCTGCTGAAGAGCGTGCGCACGGACCCGGGCACGGGCCTGGACGACCTGGTCCGCATCGGCTGGGCACTCGGTCACCTGCGCGCGGACCGGACGGAGTTCGCGACCGTTCCCATCCGGCTCTTCGACCACCGCGTACCGGGTGTGGGATCCACGCTGGTGTGGGACGAGGCCCGTTCCGCCGCGTTGTGGGAGGCGCTCGGCGCGGACCGCCCGATCACGGGTGACACCCGGATCCAGCCCGTCGCGGAGAACCCGGCCCCCGCCGACCCGGCCCGGATCGCCGTCCGTGTGGACGACGCCGAGGTCGCCGCCGCCCTGCGGGGCAACGGGTTCGTCGTCACCGACACCTCCGCGACCGCCCCGCCGGTACACCCGTCCGGGCCCCCGGTCATCCGGTACGGCACCGGCCGGGAGGACGACGGGGCGAGCGTCGCGGCCGCGCTGCCCGGCTCCCGCCTGCGCAGCGACCCGGAGCTCGACGCGATCGTCGAGGTCACCGTCGGAACACGGCCGGTCCAGGTCAGGAGCGTGACCTTCGACCGCAACGTCGCCGACGGCGCCCCCGTGACCGCCGACCGCCTGCGCTGCGCCGAAGCCCCGGCGGCCGCGGCCGGGCAGCCGGGGAGCGCCGTGGAACCATCCGGGCGACGATGA
- a CDS encoding acyl-CoA dehydrogenase family protein has protein sequence MDFRLTARQEELRSAARALTDFIEKYELDCEENNGLPPQAHTEIRDAVLDSGLQAVNMPEEWGGAGLTILEQVTVQAELGRLTGALWDMVWRPANALSFCTPEQRERYLVPVIRGQRRDCYAVTEPEAGSDPQNLRTTATRAEGGWVLNGEKWFVTVGDHADFMIVLAAAGEERAPTLFLVDKDTTGIEMTRVPRWMHTFVYEHPEFTFTEVFVPDDAVLGEVGQGYDITRSWFTEERLMIAARTIGAAERALELARDWAVERRQFGSPIADFQLIQGMLADCAVDIAVNRAYTHQVAWEVDEGVLDRKTLHAKAAIAKLAASEASGRVVDRCLQIFGGRGYDRSYAVERLYRELRVDRIWEGTSEIQRLIIAGELVKRGTGVLRMPSAQ, from the coding sequence ATGGACTTCCGCCTCACCGCCCGTCAGGAAGAGCTGCGGAGCGCGGCGCGCGCGCTCACCGACTTCATCGAGAAGTACGAGCTCGACTGCGAGGAGAACAACGGGCTGCCCCCGCAGGCCCACACCGAGATCCGCGACGCCGTCCTGGACAGCGGGCTGCAGGCCGTCAACATGCCGGAGGAGTGGGGCGGCGCCGGTCTCACCATCCTGGAGCAGGTCACGGTCCAGGCGGAGCTGGGCCGGCTCACCGGGGCCCTGTGGGACATGGTGTGGCGGCCGGCCAACGCCCTGTCCTTCTGCACGCCCGAGCAGCGCGAGCGCTACCTCGTCCCCGTGATCCGGGGGCAACGCCGGGACTGCTACGCGGTGACCGAGCCCGAGGCCGGCTCGGACCCGCAGAACCTGCGGACCACGGCGACGCGGGCCGAGGGCGGCTGGGTGCTGAACGGCGAGAAGTGGTTCGTGACCGTCGGCGACCACGCCGACTTCATGATCGTGCTGGCCGCCGCCGGGGAGGAGCGCGCACCCACCCTCTTCCTCGTCGACAAGGACACCACGGGCATCGAGATGACCCGGGTGCCGCGCTGGATGCACACCTTCGTCTACGAGCACCCCGAGTTCACCTTCACCGAGGTGTTCGTCCCCGACGACGCGGTGCTCGGCGAGGTGGGCCAGGGCTACGACATCACACGCTCGTGGTTCACCGAGGAGCGGCTGATGATCGCCGCCCGGACGATCGGTGCGGCGGAGCGGGCCCTGGAGCTCGCCCGTGACTGGGCGGTGGAGCGGCGCCAGTTCGGCTCCCCCATCGCCGACTTCCAGTTGATCCAGGGGATGCTCGCCGACTGCGCCGTCGACATCGCCGTCAACCGCGCCTACACCCACCAGGTCGCCTGGGAGGTCGACGAGGGCGTACTCGACCGCAAGACGCTGCACGCGAAGGCGGCCATCGCCAAGCTGGCGGCGAGCGAGGCGTCGGGCCGCGTCGTCGACCGGTGCCTGCAGATCTTCGGGGGCCGCGGCTACGACCGCTCGTACGCGGTCGAGCGGCTCTACCGCGAACTGCGCGTCGACCGGATCTGGGAGGGAACCTCGGAGATCCAGCGCCTGATCATCGCGGGCGAACTGGTCAAGCGCGGTACGGGAGTGCTGCGGATGCCGTCCGCGCAGTGA
- a CDS encoding 3-hydroxybutyryl-CoA dehydrogenase: MTDVERVGIVGCGLMGSGIAEVCTRAGRDVVVVETTRTAAADGRQRIVRSLERAAASGKLTAAERDSAVGRIEVTTEAARLADRDLVVEAVAEDERAKLEVFALLDRVVERRDAILATNTSSLPVIRLAAAVSRPEQVVGLHFFNPVPVLALVELVPSLLTGEETVRRAHAFASEVLGKEVVRARDRAGFVVNALLVPYLLAAVRMAEYGAASAEDIDRGMTLGCAHPLGPLALADLIGLDTVQAIARSMYAEYREPLYAPPPLLARMVAAGRLGRKTGRGFHTYGDRRGGAMREDGGVVATATGPTRPVHGRRHGEQPT; the protein is encoded by the coding sequence ATGACCGATGTCGAACGGGTCGGGATCGTGGGCTGCGGACTGATGGGATCCGGTATCGCCGAGGTGTGTACCCGGGCCGGCCGGGACGTCGTGGTGGTGGAGACGACCCGTACGGCCGCGGCCGACGGGCGGCAGCGGATCGTCCGTTCCCTGGAACGTGCCGCGGCGTCCGGGAAGCTGACGGCCGCCGAACGGGACTCCGCCGTCGGCCGGATCGAGGTGACCACCGAGGCGGCGCGGCTCGCGGACCGGGACCTCGTCGTCGAGGCGGTGGCGGAGGACGAGCGGGCGAAACTGGAGGTGTTCGCCCTGCTGGACCGGGTGGTGGAGCGCCGGGACGCGATCCTCGCGACGAACACCTCCTCCCTTCCCGTCATCAGGCTGGCCGCGGCCGTCTCGCGACCGGAACAGGTCGTGGGCCTGCACTTCTTCAACCCGGTGCCGGTGCTCGCACTGGTCGAGCTGGTGCCGTCCCTGCTCACCGGGGAGGAGACCGTCCGGCGGGCGCACGCGTTCGCCTCCGAGGTGCTGGGCAAGGAGGTCGTCCGCGCCCGGGACCGGGCGGGGTTCGTCGTGAACGCGCTCCTCGTGCCGTATCTGCTGGCCGCCGTGCGCATGGCCGAGTACGGCGCCGCGTCGGCCGAGGACATCGACCGGGGCATGACCCTGGGCTGCGCGCACCCGCTGGGACCCCTCGCACTGGCCGACCTGATCGGCCTGGACACCGTGCAGGCCATCGCCCGGTCGATGTACGCCGAGTACCGGGAGCCGCTGTACGCCCCGCCGCCGCTGCTGGCGCGGATGGTCGCCGCGGGCCGGCTGGGCCGCAAGACGGGCAGGGGCTTCCACACCTACGGCGACCGCAGGGGCGGCGCGATGCGCGAGGATGGTGGTGTGGTGGCCACGGCAACCGGGCCCACCCGCCCGGTCCACGGGCGCCGACACGGGGAGCAGCCAACGTGA
- a CDS encoding N-acyl homoserine lactonase family protein produces the protein MVTPRLRVTTLDAGPFTLPKSDLLYGADGMVTVPSTVAVIEHATHGPILFDTGVNHRVADPEAAEAHWGPGLRTAYGAEGFTRAHAVDAQLERLGYRLADVRYVLYSHLHLDHAGGMTYFPHAVHVAQHDELRHAWWPDRWTARGYAFGDYAGGRNYDFLELSGDTDLFLDGTLTLVRTAGHTPGHQGLVLDLDHHGRIALMGDAAHLQRGLEHNVPMLSDWNTEEKMLTYGRLRALSRSGIRVFLSHDPDHYAALPHDGEFWD, from the coding sequence GTGGTGACCCCGAGACTGCGCGTGACCACACTGGACGCGGGCCCCTTCACCCTGCCGAAGAGCGACCTGCTGTACGGGGCGGACGGCATGGTCACCGTGCCTTCGACGGTCGCCGTCATCGAGCACGCCACCCACGGCCCGATCCTCTTCGACACCGGCGTCAACCACCGCGTCGCCGACCCCGAGGCCGCCGAGGCCCACTGGGGTCCTGGTCTGCGGACGGCGTACGGCGCCGAGGGGTTCACCCGGGCGCACGCCGTCGACGCGCAGCTGGAGCGCCTCGGCTACCGGCTCGCCGACGTCAGGTACGTCCTCTACTCCCACCTGCACCTCGACCACGCCGGAGGGATGACCTACTTCCCGCACGCCGTGCACGTGGCCCAGCACGACGAACTGCGCCACGCCTGGTGGCCGGACCGCTGGACGGCCCGGGGCTATGCCTTCGGGGACTACGCGGGCGGCCGGAACTACGACTTCCTCGAACTGAGCGGTGACACCGACCTGTTCCTGGACGGCACGCTCACCCTCGTGCGTACGGCCGGACACACGCCCGGCCACCAGGGACTCGTCCTCGACCTCGACCACCACGGGCGGATCGCGCTCATGGGCGACGCGGCGCACCTCCAGCGGGGGCTGGAGCACAACGTGCCCATGCTCAGCGACTGGAACACCGAGGAGAAGATGCTGACCTACGGGCGCCTGCGCGCGCTGTCCCGGTCCGGCATCAGGGTCTTCCTCTCCCACGACCCGGACCACTACGCCGCCCTGCCGCACGACGGCGAGTTCTGGGACTGA
- a CDS encoding acyl-CoA dehydrogenase family protein, which translates to MDFRYTPEQADLKARAASYARLLMQYEDRSEEAGGPLPADTVRELTRAAMDAGVYAINMPATWGGAGLSLLDQVIVEEEFGKATNCLWDIPWRPANVLAYGTDAQREKYLLPVIRGERFDAFAVTEPGAGSDPGSGTSTATRTDGGWLLSGEKWFVTCGDIADFLLVQADAGPERAATLFFVDKQAPGVEMTRVPRFMHSAVNGHPEFTFTEVFVPDEDVLGGVGNGYELTKEWFTDERLMIAARTVGAAERALELARDWAIERRQFGSPIADFQLIQGMLADCAVDIAVNRAYTHQVAWEADRPETDRKTLHAKASTAKLAASEAAGRVVDRCLQIFGGRGYDRTYPVERMYRELRVDRIWEGTSEIQRLIIANELIKRGTRALALPVGPSDDRTAS; encoded by the coding sequence ATGGACTTCCGCTACACACCCGAACAGGCCGACCTGAAGGCGCGCGCCGCCTCCTACGCACGGCTGCTGATGCAGTACGAGGACCGCTCGGAGGAGGCCGGCGGCCCGCTGCCCGCCGACACGGTCCGCGAGCTGACCCGCGCCGCGATGGACGCGGGCGTCTACGCGATCAACATGCCCGCCACATGGGGCGGTGCCGGGCTGTCCCTGCTGGACCAGGTCATCGTCGAGGAGGAGTTCGGCAAGGCCACCAACTGCCTGTGGGACATCCCCTGGCGGCCCGCGAACGTCCTCGCCTACGGCACGGACGCACAGCGGGAGAAGTACCTGCTGCCGGTCATCCGGGGCGAGCGGTTCGACGCGTTCGCGGTGACCGAACCCGGTGCGGGCTCCGACCCCGGCTCGGGCACGAGCACCGCGACCCGTACCGACGGCGGGTGGCTGCTGAGCGGCGAGAAGTGGTTCGTCACCTGCGGGGACATCGCGGACTTCCTGCTGGTGCAGGCCGATGCGGGGCCGGAACGGGCGGCGACGCTGTTCTTCGTGGACAAGCAGGCGCCCGGGGTCGAGATGACCCGGGTCCCCCGCTTCATGCACTCCGCGGTCAACGGGCATCCCGAGTTCACGTTCACCGAGGTGTTCGTCCCCGACGAGGACGTACTGGGCGGTGTCGGGAACGGCTACGAGCTGACCAAGGAGTGGTTCACCGACGAGCGGCTGATGATCGCCGCCCGGACCGTCGGGGCCGCCGAGCGGGCCCTGGAACTCGCCCGGGACTGGGCGATCGAGCGCCGTCAGTTCGGCTCCCCCATCGCCGACTTCCAGCTGATCCAGGGAATGCTCGCCGACTGCGCCGTCGACATCGCCGTCAACCGCGCCTACACCCATCAGGTCGCCTGGGAGGCCGACCGGCCGGAGACCGACCGCAAGACGCTGCACGCGAAGGCGTCGACGGCGAAGCTCGCGGCGAGCGAGGCCGCGGGGCGGGTCGTCGACCGGTGCCTGCAGATCTTCGGCGGGCGCGGCTACGACCGTACGTACCCCGTCGAGCGCATGTACCGCGAACTGCGCGTCGACCGGATCTGGGAGGGCACCTCCGAGATCCAGCGCCTGATCATCGCCAACGAGCTGATCAAGCGCGGCACCCGGGCCCTCGCCCTCCCCGTCGGCCCGTCCGACGACCGCACCGCCTCCTGA